One Lucilia cuprina isolate Lc7/37 chromosome 4, ASM2204524v1, whole genome shotgun sequence DNA segment encodes these proteins:
- the LOC111689475 gene encoding cytochrome P450 307a1-like yields MLTLPLVMIIIILSYVVGLYIRMLYKFGRKVRIVDSSKENNIIIREYKQAPGPVPWPIIGNLTLLARFRVPFEGFTELSKELGDIYSLTLGSTRCLVVNNLELIREVLNQNGKFFGGRPDFFRYHKLFGGDRNNSLALCDWSSLQQKRRNLARRHCSPRNSSSYFLKMSNVGSFEASELMEKMNEKVNPGEEFEIKPLIQQTCANMFTQYMCSMRFDYEDTDFQTIVKYFDEIFWEINQGYALDFLPWLSPFYKKHTNTIVGWSNSIRKFILERIINEREQNLDLDEPETDFTDALLKSLIEDKNVSRDTIIYMLEDFIGGHSAVGNLVMMALAYIAKNPLIGKQIQMEVDGVSNNGQRKINLYDMENMPYTMATIFEVLRYSSSPIVPHVATEDTVIAGFGVTEGTVVFINNYKLNTSSQYWKNPELFQPHRFLETLVDGEFSKSQASTKSSKNNSDNTKRRNSEGSDSGIEYDKETLTISSSVSESSVLNSSTKFQNVHKAKHWRSEKVKIKKNIPHFLPFSIGKRTCIGQNLVRGFGFILLANIIQQYNVTSNNLSSIITVPACVALPTKTFPLVFIPRKNHKNN; encoded by the exons atgtTAACCTTACCCCTCGTaatgattataataattttgtccTATGTTGTGGGACTGTACATTCGGATGCTATACAAATTTGGAAGGAAAGTGCGCATTGTAGATAGTAGTAAggaaaacaatattattattcgAGAATACAAACAAGCACCTGGCCCGGTTCCTTGGCCTATAATTGGAAACTTGACATTGTTGGCACGGTTCAGAGTGCCCTTTGAAGGTTTTACAGAGCTGTCGAAAGAACTTGGCGATATTTATAGCTTAACTCTTGGATCGACACGATGTTTAGTTGTCAATAATTTGGAACTTATACGTGAAGTACTCAatcaaaatggaaaattttttggagGTCGGCCAGATTTTTTCCGTTATCATAAACTGTTTGGAGGAGATCGCAATAatt cTTTAGCATTGTGTGATTGGTCGTCACTTCAACAAAAACGTCGTAATCTAGCACGTCGTCATTGTTCGCCTAGAAATTCATCatcatattttttgaaaatgtctaaTGTGGGTTCATTTGAAGCTAGTGAACTAATGGAAAAAATGAACGAAAAAGTTAATCCTGGTGAAGAGTTCGAAATTAAACCACTAATTCAACAGACTTGTGCTAATATGTTCACGCAATATATGTGCTCTATGCGCTTTGACTACGAAGATACAGACTTCCAAACGATTGTcaaatattttgatgaaatattttgggaaattaACCAAGGATACGCTTTGGATTTTTTGCCCTGGTTGTCGCCTTTTTACAAGAAGCACACAAACACTATTGTTGGTTGGTCTAATAGTATTCGAAAGTTTATACTGGAACGCATAATTAATGAGCGCGAACAAAATTTAGATTTAGATGAACCTGAGACAGATTTTACTGATGCTCTTCTAAAAAGTCTGATTGAAgacaaaaatgtttcacgagACACTATTATTTACATGCTTGAAGATTTTATTGGTGGTCATTCGGCAGTCGGAAATCTAGTTATGATGGCATTGGCCTATATTGCCAAAAATCCATTAATCGGAAAGCAAATACAAATGGAAGTTGATGGTGTGTCTAACAACGGCCAGAGAAAAATTAACCTTTATGACATGGAAAACATGCCGTATACAATGGCTacgatttttgaagttttacgTTATTCTTCATCTCCTATTGTACCTCATGTGGCGACAGAAGATACGGTAATTGCAGGATTCGGAGTTACTGAGGGTACAGTTGTGTTcataaataactataaattaaatacaagttCTCAATATTGGAAGAATCCTGAACTGTTCCAACCTCATAGATTTCTGGAAACATTAGTTGAtggagaattttcaaaatcccaAGCTTCaacaaaaagttcaaaaaataacTCTGATAATACAAAACGACGCAACTCAGAAGGTTCCGACTCTGGTATAGAATATGACAAAGAAACCTTAACTATCAGTTCATCAGTGTCCGAGAGTTCCGTTTTAAATTCATCCACGAAATTTCAAAATGTACATAAAGCTAAGCATTGGCGTAGTGAGAaggtgaaaattaaaaaaaatataccacACTTTCTTCCTTTTAGTATAGGAAAACGCACGTGTATTGGACAAAATCTTGTGCGTGGTTTCGGTTTTATTTTGCTGGCAAACATTATACAGCAATACAATGTTACTTCCAATAACTTGTCAAGCATTATAACAGTTCCAGCCTGTGTTGCACTACCAACTAAGACCTTTCCTTTAGTATTTATTCCTcgtaaaaatcacaaaaataattaa